AGGAAGCGAAGACGGGTTATGTCCGCCCGCGCAAGCAGAAGCAGTAAAATCGACGGTTATGTGCTGGCGCATGGCCGATTGGCGTGCGCTGGTGAGTGAATTCGGATCTCATCCGATTGAATGAGCCAGCGTTTCTGGCTCTTAGGGAAGCGAATATGTGCGGCATTGTCGGCGCGGTGGCGCGACGTAATGTAGTACCGGTACTGGTCGAAGGTTTGCGTCGTCTCGAATATCGTGGCTACGACTCTTGTGGCGTGGCTGTACTCAAGGACGGTGTGCCGCAACGTGCACGCAGCGTCTCGCGCGTGGCTGACCTCGACGAGCAGCTTGCCCAGACGCAACTGACGGGCGAAACGGGCATTGCCCACACGCGCTGGGCAACGCACGGCGCACCGGTCACGAACAACGCGCACCCGATCTTCTCGCGCGACGAAGTGGCACTGGTTCATAACGGCATCATCGAGAACCACGAAAGCCTGCGGGACGAATTGCGCGGTCTTGGCTATGAGTTCGTGTCGCAAACCGACACCGAAGTCATCGCCCATCTGATTCACCACATTCTCTCTAATGGCGCAGCCAGCGATCTGTATCAGGCGGTTCGTCTGGCGACGCGTCGTCTGCATGGCGCTTACGCCATTGCCGTGTTCCGCAAGCAGGAGCCGCATCGCGTCATCGGTGCACGTGCGGGTTCGCCCCTCGTAGTCGGTGTGGGCGAGGGCGAGAACTTCCTCGCGTCGGACGCGCTGGCGCTGGCTGGCACGACCGATCAGTTCATCTATCTGGAAGAGGGCGATGTCGTCGAACTCACGCTGGACGGCGTGAAGATCGTGGATCGCAACGATGCGGCTGTCGAGCGTGAAGTGCGCACCGTTCAGGCTTACACGGGGGCCGTGGAGCTGGGACCGTATCGTCACTACATGCAGAAGGAAATCTTCGAGCAACCGCGCGCGATCGGCGACACGATGGAAGGCGTCGAAGGTATTTCGCCGACGCTCTTCGGCGAGAAAGCCGAAGCGATGCTCAGCAACGTCGATTCGATTCTGATTCTGGCGTGCGGCACGAGTTATTACTCGGGCATGACGGCGAAGTACTGGCTGGAGTCGCTGGCGCAGATTCCGACGCAGGTCGAAGTGGCGAGCGAGTACCGTTACCGCGACAGCGTGCCGAATCCGAAAACGCTGGTCGTGACGATCTCGCAATCGGGTGAGACGGCCGACACGATGGCGGCGCTGCAGCATGCGCAATCGCTGGGCATGACGAATACGCTGGCGATCTGCAATGTGGGAACGAGCGCGATGGTGCGTCAGACCGCGTTGCATTACCTCACGCGTGCGGGCACGGAAATCGGCGTGGCGTCGACAAAGGCGTTCACGACGCAGCTCACGGCGCTGTTCCTGTTGACGCTGACAATTGCGAAGTTGCGCGGCCGTCTGAGCGCGGCGCAAGAGGCGGATTACCTGACGCAGCTGCGTCA
This window of the Pandoraea sputorum genome carries:
- the glmS gene encoding glutamine--fructose-6-phosphate transaminase (isomerizing), coding for MCGIVGAVARRNVVPVLVEGLRRLEYRGYDSCGVAVLKDGVPQRARSVSRVADLDEQLAQTQLTGETGIAHTRWATHGAPVTNNAHPIFSRDEVALVHNGIIENHESLRDELRGLGYEFVSQTDTEVIAHLIHHILSNGAASDLYQAVRLATRRLHGAYAIAVFRKQEPHRVIGARAGSPLVVGVGEGENFLASDALALAGTTDQFIYLEEGDVVELTLDGVKIVDRNDAAVEREVRTVQAYTGAVELGPYRHYMQKEIFEQPRAIGDTMEGVEGISPTLFGEKAEAMLSNVDSILILACGTSYYSGMTAKYWLESLAQIPTQVEVASEYRYRDSVPNPKTLVVTISQSGETADTMAALQHAQSLGMTNTLAICNVGTSAMVRQTALHYLTRAGTEIGVASTKAFTTQLTALFLLTLTIAKLRGRLSAAQEADYLTQLRHLPSALHSVLALEPQIIAWAEEFARRENALFLGRGLHYPIALEGALKLKEISYIHAEAYPAGELKHGPLALVTDQMPVVTVAPRDALVEKLKSNMQEVRARGGQLYVFADSDTEIANAEGLHVIRMPEHYGQLSPILHVVPLQLLAYHTACARGTDVDKPRNLAKSVTVE